Sequence from the Gracilinanus agilis isolate LMUSP501 chromosome 6, AgileGrace, whole genome shotgun sequence genome:
GGGTTTTGAGGGAAAAGGACCGAGTTCGGCTTCGGATGTGTCCAGCGTAAGACGTCTGCTGGACATCCGCTTTGGCACGCCGGAAGGCGTTTGGCCAGGAGCGTTGGAAGGCCGGCAGAAGCTTAGCACAAACCCTCTGCCTGAAGACGGTGGCCGCATCCGTGGAAGAACGCAGGCCACGGGGAGTGGGAGGAGCACTGGGCTGGCAGGGCCACCAGCCTGGGCCCTGGATGCGAATCCCACCTCTGAACTCCTCGGCGTGGCCCTCCCTTGCTGTGGGCCCCGAGCGGGTGGGAGGTCCGGAGGATTGTCTGAGGGAGGACGGGAGGGCTCTGGAGGCCTTTGTAGGAGGCGGCGAGGGCGAGGGCGCCCTTTTTCGTGTCCGCCTCAGAGCGCAGGGCCAGACAGGCCTCGGGGTCAAGCAGGAGGGGCCCCGCGCCAAGGAGGGAGCAGCCATGCTGGGCTGGCGAGGGCAGAGGCCACAGTGGCCCAAGGGAGGGACAGCCCGGGGAACGCTCGGCACTGCCTAGAAAGGCGGCCCGGGAAGAGCCGAGAGGCCAGCCAGTGAGTCGGGATCCCTTCGGGAAGACCAAccggcaggcaggcaggcagacacgGGGCGGAAGGCCAGAGCAGGAGAGGCCGCGGGGAAGCAGCCTGGGCTTCGGCCATGGAGAGGAGGCTGCAGAGGGGGCTGCGGGAGGAGGACGGGGAGCCCCTGGGCCGCGGGAGGGGGTGGCGCTGACTTGGCTCTCTGGCGCAGGTTCAGTGTGCGAGTCTGCATGCAGGAGCTTCCCTGGCCACGgttagagacaggaaggagatgCAGATCCTGGGCAACGTCCTGAAGAGCGTCACCTCCAGCACGCGGGCCTGGATCGGCCTCAGCAAGGCAGAGGTGAGCCTGCGGGAGCCTCCTCGGGCCTTCGCGCCTCTCTGCCTCTCCGGCGCCTGACGGCCTCTTTGCTGCGCAGGGTTCCCGCTGGGTGTGGGCCGATGGGAGCAGATACAGGCCGCAGGCTCTGGGCTACCTGCCCTCGTTCTACGGGAGCACGTGTATAGCGCTGGACAACAGTGCAGGTGAGTGGTGGGTGGCCTCGTGCCCAGGAGGTCGGGCCTCTCGGGCAGGGCCTTCGGGCAGGGCCTTCGGGCAGGGCCTTCGGGCAGGGCCTTCTTCTCTCCTCGCCTGGCCTTTCACGGGGCTCTTGGGAGTTATCGGGGTTGGCACGGGAGGTTACTGATGGCCCGGAAATGGCCCTGCCAGCGGTCCCAGAGTCTCACCCGGCCTCGCCCTCAGGCCCCCTGCGGGCATCTCGAGCTTAGTGCCCAGGCCGGGCCCAGCGGTCAGGGGGCGGAGCCCTGAGGGATGCTGGCTGCATGCTGGGCGGCCCCTTCCGGAGGCTGGGATTGGACATGCACTCAGCGGATGGCCCGCAGGCGCCCCGAAGCAGTCCAGGAAGCAGCCCCTCGGGTAGACGCCGGTGGGGCATTCGTGTTGTCcagttgggggttttcttggcaaagaccctgcaGTGGCTGCCGATTCTTCTCCGGTTCATCTTACAAACGAGTAACGGAGGCAAacggagtaaagtgacttgcccagggtcacccagctactaagCGTTTGACCCCAGGCGTGAACCCGGGAAGACGAGTCCTGCCGATTCCAAGCCCCCCCAGTGTACGGAGGTTCCCCAGAGAGGAGCACCCTGGGGAGGGGGGCTGGACAGCCCGATGGGGACTGGGACCTCCAAGGTCGGGCACGGAGCCAGCGATAAGCTATTTTAGGAGGCCCGGAGCGCGGCGAGGGCCAGGGCTTATGGGGACCCCGGGCTCCCTCCCCCGAGCAGCCGAGGACAGACCCTGCAGGGGCGCCGGCTCAGGGCGCCTCGACTCTCCTCTCTACGCTTCTCCCCCTCCCCGTTCCCGGGGCTCGGCTTCCACAAGCCTGGCCGCGGCTCCCCGCTCCGGCCCGTAAAAGAAACAGAGCCGGACACGCGGCTGGGAGCAGCCTCGGCCGGGCGAGGCACCTCGCGGGCTCCCTTTACTGAACACTCCCTTCTCGTGATCAGAGGCGGCCGTAACTCGAAGACGCTCCTCGGCACACAGTAGGCCCTTTATCCGTGTTCTCTGAATTCGACCCAACGAATGAGTGCTCGGTGCCAGGTGCTGAGCTTGGGTGAGGGACAAAGGGCCGTCCCTGGACACCAAAGGAAGCCGCACAGGGGAGTCGTGGGGGCTCCCTGGAGGAGGCGGGATTTCAGGTGGGATCTCGGAGGGAGCCGGAGGGTCCGGAGGGAGAGCCTTCGTTCCCGGGTCAGACACGGAGGGCCGTGTTAGGGCAGGATGCCTGCTGGTGATGCCAGGGAGGGGATTCTGCTTCTGGCTGCCCCCCTCGCTCTGCCGGCACCAGCTGTGCCAACATGGCGACTCCAACAGCCGCCCTCGGGGTATGGCTTCAGCTTACCGCAGGCTCCTGGCCGAGGACCTCGCCCTGACTCGGCCGATGGGGGGCTCGCAGGGCCTCCCTCCTCCCGGCCTCGGCTGCTGAGCCCCGGCAGAGGGACACGCGCCCAAGACGGAGGAAGGCTCGGTGCCGGCCTCCTCCGGCGTGCCAAGAGCGGCCTTTGGGTCCCGGTGGCCAATCGCAGGCCTCCGACCGCGTCTCCCCGGGCAGCCGAAGGCGAGAACCACTCGTTCCGGTGGCGGTGAAGGTGGCCCGAGCGGGCGCTTTGGGTGCTCAGCTTGGGCGGGCGCTGGCGGCCCCAGGGTCAGCCCGGCTTGCCTCAGGGCCTTGATGACTGTGGCGGGGACAGTTCCAGGCAATTAGATAAGCTCAGGAGAACCACCGCCAGGCACTCCCTTAGCTCCGGGCCTAGTCAGTGGCAGCTAGAAGAAAAGGGAAGCCACGAGGCCCGAGCAGGGCCTTCCAGCCTGCTTCTCGATGGACGATGTTCCCCGtcaagggattgagagccaggcctattaGAGCCACGAGGTcccgggttccaatctggcctcagatactcctagCTGGCCGAGCCACTtcacccccattgactagcccttactgctcttcagatatagtattgaatctaagatggaaagaaagggctggagagagagacagagacagagacagggacagagacagacagagagacagagacagagacaaatggagacagagacagagagagagatcagggaaCCTTCAGGTTTCCAACCCGACTCAGTCTGACCACTGTGTTGTTCCAGGGTGTCTGGGCCAGCTGTGGGGATTTAGGGTCCCCCTAAAAGGAGGTGCTCAGAGTGTTGGTTTGGAGGCAGGGagagtgggagaagggaagggcgGTCACAGCCATGACTGAGGCGGGAGATGCCCTTCTTCCCGGGGCCGGCTCAGAGGCCCTGACCACTGGCTAAGCTGCGTCTTTGGCATCCACAGAGGCTGCTAGCGCTCGGTCCCCGCCTTCATTTCTGGGGAAGGGCCCATCCCCCGTGGCCCCATGGGAAGCGCCCAAGGAAGGCCTCTTTAGGGCGAGCCTCACTCCTTCTGGAATAAAGAATGGCTCCAACTCCGAGTGCCGAGGGCCCTCCCGTCGGGCGCCAGGCCCAGGGAGACGAAGGAAGACAAAGAGGgggtccctgacctcaaggagctcacggtTGGGTCGGGAAGGTGCTGCGCAGAGACCAACCCAGCACAGACGGGGCTAATCACCCGAGGGAGGGGCCCAGCACCAAGGCTTGTTTGGGCCAGAGCAAGGCCCCGTTTGTCCCAGCTGACCACCCAGGGAGAGTGTCCTGGCGTGGGGAACACGGATGTGATTCTGGTCACTGAAAAGGTGGCTCCGCCCTGCCAGCGGAGACAGACGGTTCTTCCTGGACGGAACGCCCTTCGGGAACAGCAGATGAGACCTCCGTCCACAGCCCGAGGGTGCCCCCCTCCACGGTGCCCTCCGCACTGTGAAGCCAGCTGGTTGCCTGAAAGGGCTCATCTTGGGGAGGGCAGGAGAGAACAACAGCCCGGACGGTCTCTGCCGTGAGCTCAGCGGTGGGGCCTGGCACGTGGCAAACGGTCATCAGTGCTCGTGGCCTTGGCCTCGGCCGCCCATCCGTAAAAGGAATGCTTGGAGCAGAGCATAGCCGAGGTCTGGCCGGCTCGGACATGTGGTGTGGAGGCTGCGGAAAGGGAGGCCTCAGCCTGCGCCTGCAGCCCTCCCAGTGGAGGAGGGGGGACGGTCCGGGTTCTTTGGGGAGCCTCAGCGATGACTTGGTAGGGATTTGGGAGGCAGACAGTGTGAGGGGAAGAGAAGGCATGTTTTCTGCAGGCGCCTCCCCCAGGGCAGAGCATGAAGGGAAGCAGGGATTGGCAGGGTGGCCGTTCGGGTCCCTAGATCAGGCCCTGAGCTTTGGGGAGGGTCGGGGCTTGGATCGACCCCTGCTACCAAGGGAGGATCTACGCCTGCTGGGATCTCCTCCCCCTGGTAGCAGAGCGGCAAAAAGCTCTTTGTTTCCATTGGAGGGGATTGTGGGAGGACTCAGGCCGGCTGTTGCTCTTTCCAGACCCCACAACTTGGGTGGCAGAGACCTGCAGCACCGAGCACCCCTTCATCTGTCGCTTCTCCACCTAGAAGGCCAAGTGGAGCCCGAGACACGACGGCCCGGGGACGAGTGCCTTCCCCGAGCTGCCGAGGCGCAGTGTGTCTGCCCGCTCCCGCTTCAGGGCCCCTCCTGGAGGCGCTCATCTGGGCAGACACCCAGGGCTGGCTCTCGCTGTTCCCAAGGCCCCAGTGAAGCTCGGTCTGAGGCTGAGGATGATAAATAAATTGTATGTGAGCAAACAGCTTCACCAGAGTCTTTCTtgtccttcttcttctcctctctgtctctcactcctcctcctccttcttctctctgtctctgtctctgtctccctctccatctcttcttcttcttcttcttcttcttcttcttcttcttcttcttcttcttcttctccttcttctccttcttctccttcttctccttctcctcctcctcctcctcctcctcctcctcctcctcctcctcctcctccactacNNNNNNNNNNNNNNNNNNNNNNNNNNNNNNNNNNNNNNNNNNNNNNNNNNNNNNNNNNNNNNNNNNNNNNNNNNNNNNNNNNNNNNNNNNNNNNNNNNNNNNNNNNNNNNNNNNNNNNNNNNNNNNNNNNNNNNNNNNNNNNNNNNNNNNNNNNNNNNNNNNNNNNNNNNNNNNNNNNNNNNNNNNNNNNNNNNNNNNNNNNNNNNNNNNNNNNNNNNNNNNNNNNNNNNNNNNNNNNNNNNNNNNNNNNNNNNNNNNNNNNNNNNNNNNNNNNNNNNNNNNNNNNNNNNNNNNNNNNNNNNNNNNNNNNNNNNNNNNNNNNNNNNNNNNNNNNNNNNNNNNNNNNNNNNNNNNNNNNNNNNNNNNNNNNNNNNNNNNNNNNNNNNNNNNNNNNNNNNNNNNNNNNNNNNNNNNNNNNNNNNNNNNNNNNNNNNNNNNNNNNNNNNNNNNNNNNNNNNNNNNNNNNNNNNNNNNNNNNNNNNNNNNNNNNNNNNNNNNNNNNNNNNNNNNNNNNNNNNNNNNNNNNNNNNNNNNNNNNNNNNNNNNNNNNNNNNNNNNNNNNNNNNNNNNNNNNNNNNNNNNNNNNNNNNNNNNNNNNNNNNNNNNNNNNNNNNNNNNNNNNNNNNNNNNNNNNNNNNNNNNNNNNNNNNNNNNNNNNNNNNNNNNNNNNNNNNNNNNNNNNNNNNNNNNNNNNNNNNNNNNNNNNNNNNNNNNNNNNNNNNNNNNNNNNNNNNNNNNNNNNNNNNNNNNNNNNNNNNNNNNNNNNNNNNNNNNNNNNNNNNNNNNNNNNNNNNNNNNNNNNNNNNNNNNNNNNNNNNNNNNNNNNNNNNNNNNNNNNNNNNNNNNNNNNNNNNNNNNNNNNNNNNNNNNNNNNNNNNNNNNNNNNNNNNNNNNNNNNNNNNNNNNNNNNNNNNNNNNNNNNNNNNNNNNNNNNNNNNNNNNNNNNNNNNNNNNNNNNNNNNNNNNNNNNNNNNNNNNNNNNNNNNNNNNNNNNNNNNNNNNNNNNNNNNNNNNNNNNNNNNNNNNNNNNNNNNNNNNNNNNNNNNNNNNNNNNNNNNNNNNNNNNNNNNNNNNNNNNNNNNNNNNNNNNNNNNNNNNNNNNNNNNNNNNNNNNNNNNNNNNNNNNNNNNNNNNNNNNNNNNNNNNNNNNNNNNNNNNNNNNNNNNNNNNNNNNNNNNNNNNNNNNNNNNNNNNNNNNNNNNNNNNNNNNNNNNNNNNNNNNNNNNNNNNNNNNNNNNNNNNNNNNNNNNNNNNNNNNNNNNNNNNNNNNNNNNNNNNNNNNNNNNNNNNNNNNNNNNNNNNNNNNNNNNNNNNNNNNNNNNNNNNNNNNNNNNNNNNNNNNNNNNNNNNNNNNNNNNNNNNNNNNNNNNNNNNNNNNNNNNNNNNNNNNNNNNNNNNNNNNNNNNNNNNNNNNNNNNNNNNNNNNNNNNNNNNNNNNNNNNNNNNNNNNNNNNNNNNNNNNNNNNNNNNNNNNNNNNNNNNNNNNNNNNNNNNNNNNNNNNNNNNNNNNNNNNNNNNNNNNNNNNNNNNNNNNNNNNNNNNNNNNNNNNNNNNNNNNNNNNNNNNNNNNNNNNNNNNNNNNNNNNNNNNNNNNNNNNNNNNNNNNNNNNNNNNNNNNNNNNNNNNNNNNNNNNNNNNNNNNNNNNNNNNNNNNNNNNNNNNNNNNNNNNNNNNNNNNNNNNNNNNNNNNNNNNNNNNNNNNNNNNNNNNNNNNNNNNNNNNNNNNNNNNNNNNNNNNNNNNNNNNNNNNNNNNNNNNNNNNNNNNNNNNNNNNNNNNNNNNNNNNNNNNNNNNNNNNNNNNNNNNNNNNNNNNNNNNNNNNNNNNNNNNNNNNNNNNNNNNNNNNNNNNNNNNNNNNNNNNNNNNNNNNNNNNNNNNNNNNNNNNNNNNNNNNNNNNNNNNNNNNNNNNNNNNNNNNNNNNNNNNNNNNNNNNNNNNNNNNNNNNNNNNNNNNNNNNNNNNNNNNNNNNNNNNNNNNNNNNNNNNNNNNNNNNNNNNNNNNNNNNNNNNNNNNNNNNNNNNNNNNNNNNNNNNNNNNNNNNNNNNNNNNNNNNNNNNNNNNNNNNNNNNNNNNNNNNNNNNNNNNNNNNNNNNNNNNNNNNNNNNNNNNNNNNNNNNNNNNNNNNNNNNNNNNNNNNNNNNNNNNNNNNNNNNNNNNNNNNNNNNNNNNNNNNNNNNNNNNNNNNNNNNNNNNNNNNNNNNNNNNNNNNNNNNNNNNNNNNNNNNNNNNNNNNNNNNNNNNNNNNNNNNNNNNNNNNNNNNNNNNNNNNNNNNNNNNNNNNNNNNNNNNNNNNNNNNNNNNNNNNNNNNNNNNNNNNNNNNNNNNNNNNNNNNNNNNNNNNNNNNNNNNNNNNNNNNNNNNNNNNNNNNNNNNNNNNNNNNNNNNNNNNNNNNNNNNNNNNNNNNNNNNNNNNNNNNNNNNNNNNNNNNNNNNNNNNNNNNNNNNNNNNNNNNNNNNNNNNNNNNNNNNNNNNNNNNNNNNNNNNNNNNNNNNNNNNNNNNNNNNNNNNNNNNNNNNNNNNNNNNNNNNNNNNNNNNNNNNNNNNNNNNNNNNNNNNNNNNNNNNNNNNNNNNNNNNNNNNNNNNNNNNNNNNNNNNNNNNNNNNNNNNNNNNNNNNNNNNNNNNNNNNNNNNNNNNNNNNNNNNNNNNNNNNNNNNNNNNNNNNNNNNNNNNNNNNNNNNNNNNNNNNNNNNNNNNNNNNNNNNNNNNNNNNNNNNNNNNNNNNNNNNNNNNNNNNNNNNNNNNNNNNNNNNNNNNNNNNNNNNNNNNNNNNNNNNNNNNNNNNNNNNNNNNNNNNNNNNNNNNNNNNNNNNNNNNNNNNNNNNNNNNNNNNNNNNNNNNNNNNNNNNNNNNNNNNNNNNNNNNNNNNNNNNNNNNNNNNNNNNNNNNNNNNNNNNNNNNNNNNNNNNNNNNNNNNNNNNNNNNNNNNNNNNNNNNNNNNNNNNNNNNNNNNNNNNNNNNNNNNNNNNNNNNNNNNNNNNNNNNNNNNNNNNNNNNNNNNNNNNNNNNNNNNNNNNNNNNNNNNNNNNNNNNNNNNNNNNNNNNNNNNNNNNNNNNNNNNNNNNNNNNNNNNNNNNNNNNNNNNNNNNNNNNNNNNNNNNNNNNNNNNNNNNNNNNNNNNNNNNNNNNNNNNNNNNNNNNNNNNNNNNNNNNNNNNNNNNNNNNNNNNNNNNNNNNNNNNNNNNNNNNNNNNNNNNNNNNNNNNNNNNNNNNNNNNNNNNNNNNNNNNNNNNNNNNNNNNNNNNNNNNNNNNNNNNNNNNNNNNNNNNNNNNNNNNNNNNNNNNNNNNNNNNNNNNNNNNNNNNNNNNNNNNNNNNNNNNNNNNNNNNNNNNNNNNNNNNNNNNNNNNNNNNNNNNNNNNNNNNNNNNNNNNNNNNNNNNNNNNNNNNNNNNNNNNNNNNNNNNNNNNNNNNNNNNNNNNNNNNNNNNNNNNNNNNNNNNNNNNNNNNNNNNNNNNNNNNNNNNNNNNNNNNNNNNNNNNNNNNNNNNNNNNNNNNNNNNNNNNNNNNNNNNNNNNNNNNNNNNNNNNNNNNNNNNNNNNNNNNNNNNNNNNNNNNNNNNNNNNNNNNNNNNNNNNNNNNNNNNNNNNNNNNNNNNNNNNNNNNNNNNNNNNNNNNNNNNNNNNNNNNNNNNNNNNNNNNNNNNNNNNNNNNNNNNNNNNNNNNNNNNNNNNNNNNNNNNNNNNNNNNNNNNNNNNNNNNNNNNNNNNNNNNNNNNNNNNNNNNNNNNNNNNNNNNNNNNNNNNNNNNNNNNNNNNNNNNNNNNNNNNNNNNNNNNNNNNNNNNNNNNNNNNNNNNNNNNNNNNNNNNNNNNNNNNNNNNNNNNNNNNNNNNNNNNNNNNNNNNNNNNNNNNNNNNNNNNNNNNNNNNNNNNNNNNNNNNNNNNNNNNNNNNNNNNNNNNNNNNNNNNNNNNNNNNNNNNNNNNNNNNNNNNNNNNNNNNNNNNNNNNNNNNNNNNNNNNNNNNNNNNNNNNNNNNNNNNNNNNNNNNNNNNNNNNNNNNNNNNNNNNNNNNNNNNNNNNNNNNNNNNNNNNNNNNNNNNNNNNNNNNNNNNNNNNNNNNNNNNNNNNNNNNNNNNNNNNNNNNNNNNNNNNNNNNNNNNNNNNNNNNNNNNNNNNNNNNNNNNNNNNNNNNNNNNNNNNNNNNNNNNNNNNNNNNNNNNNNNNNNNNNNNNNNNNNNNNNNNNNNNNNNNNNNNNNNNNNNNNNNNNNNNNNNNNNNNNNNNNNNNNNNNNNNNNNNNNNNNNNNNNNNNNNNNNNNNNNNNNNNNNNNNNNNNNNNNNNNNNNNNNNNNNNNNNNNNNNNNNNNNNNNNNNNNNNNNNNNNNNNNNNNNNNNNNNNNNNNNNNNNNNNNNNNNNNNNNNNNNNNNNNNNNNNNNNNNNNNNNNNNNNNNNNNNNNNNNNNNNNNNNNNNNNNNNNNNNNNNNNNNNNNNNNNNNNNNNNNNNNNNNNNNNNNNNNNNNNNNNNNNNNNNNNNNNNNNNNNNNNNNNNNNNNNNNNNNNNNNNNNNNNNNNNNN
This genomic interval carries:
- the LOC123252865 gene encoding lithostathine-like, with protein sequence MGLTSLNVACLLFGCLLLCTLGEGAAANKTSARSSCPPDHVYISGWCYVVWEDLVSWPEAYVQCASLHAGASLATVRDRKEMQILGNVLKSVTSSTRAWIGLSKAEGSRWVWADGSRYRPQALGYLPSFYGSTCIALDNSAGEWWVASCPGGRASRAGPSGRAFGQGLRAGPSSLLAWPFTGLLGVIGVGTGGY